In Zonotrichia albicollis isolate bZonAlb1 chromosome 26, bZonAlb1.hap1, whole genome shotgun sequence, a genomic segment contains:
- the LOC102071440 gene encoding tumor necrosis factor receptor superfamily member 10B isoform X1, translated as MRWHRRGWLWLCLPALPLLLTQAAPWEASAVALRKRDSLDSLDLRWEDDYYKKSNGVYCKKCPAGTHLIKECEEQGGSSTCQSCGLGEYMEYPNTFSSCQECSKCREDQVELSPCQPQRNTVCACRNGTFCPPEHPCEMCQKCQPRCPDGQVVLKPCTPTSDLECGPDTATFPSYLTGGIIAGIVIVILIAIGIGIGTALCCWKQPCSSPGDESPSSKKPFEIVLQKLRRCKRENRGTEDNIPNERTERQLRERLAETQEMLPSKSERLWRTLVPPPGTEPSQALKNTFYTFGKKVPRDDWRRFGLNLNLEDIDIPMGQPSLDDFYNMMRRWQNREGSKASVNTLLDTLDRLSLGGVAEDICKTLVQERGFEYETS; from the exons ATGCGCTGGCACCGACGGggctggctctggctctgcctgcccgcgctgccgctgctgctcaCG cAGGCAGCCCCTTGGGAAGCCAGTGCTGTTGCCCTGAGGAAGAGAGACAGCTTGGATTCCTTGGATCTACGCTGGGAAGATGATTACTACAAGAAAAGCAATGGTGTCTATTGCAAGAAGTGCCCTGCAG GCACCCACCTTATCAAGGagtgtgaggagcagggaggctcCAGCACGTGTCAGTCCTGTGGACTCGGGGAATACATGGAATATCCCAACACCTTCTCGTCGTGCCAGGAGTGCTCCAAGTGCAGGGAAG ATCAGGTGgagctgagcccctgccagccccagaggAACACGGTGTGTGCCTGCAGGAACGGCACCTTCTGCCCCCCGGAGCACCCCTGTGAGATGTGCCAGAAGTGCCAGCCCAG gTGTCCCGACGGTCAAGTGGTGctgaagccctgcacacccacgAGTGACCTGGAGTGTGGTCCTGACACAGCCACCTTCCCCTCCT ACCTCACGGGTGGCATCATTGCAGGGATTGTGATTGTGATTTTGATTGCgatcgggattgggattgggactgctctctgctgctggaaacaaccctgcagctccccag GGGATGAGAGCCCCTCGAGCAAGAAGCCCTTTGAAATTGTG CTTCAGAAGCTGCGAAGGTGCAAGAGAGAGAACAGGGGGACAGAGGACAACATCCCCAACGAGCGGACAGAGAGGCAGCTGCGTGAGAGGCTGGCAGAGACACAG gagatgctgccaaGTAAGAGTGAGAGGCTCTGGAGGACTCTGGTTCCTCCACCAGGGACTGAACCCAGTCAAG CGCTGAAGAACACCTTTTACACCTTTGGGAAGAAAGTGCCCAGAGACGACTGGAGGAGATTCGGCCTCAACCTGAACCTGGAGGACATTGACATCCCGATGGGCCAGCCGTCTCTGGATGATTTTTACAACATGATGCGCAGGTGGCAGAACAGGGAGGGCTCCAAGGCCTCTGTGAACACCCTGCTGGACACCCTGGACCGCCTCAGCCTTGGTGGGGTGGCAGAGGACATCTGTAAGACCCTGGTCCAGGAGCGAGGCTTTGAGTACGAAAcgagctga
- the LOC102071440 gene encoding tumor necrosis factor receptor superfamily member 10B isoform X3, with product MRWHRRGWLWLCLPALPLLLTQAAPWEASAVALRKRDSLDSLDLRWEDDYYKKSNGVYCKKCPAGTHLIKECEEQGGSSTCQSCGLGEYMEYPNTFSSCQECSKCREDQVELSPCQPQRNTVCACRNGTFCPPEHPCEMCQKCQPRCPDGQVVLKPCTPTSDLECGPDTATFPSWIVIVILIAIGIGIGTALCCWKQPCSSPGDESPSSKKPFEIVLQKLRRCKRENRGTEDNIPNERTERQLRERLAETQEMLPSKSERLWRTLVPPPGTEPSQALKNTFYTFGKKVPRDDWRRFGLNLNLEDIDIPMGQPSLDDFYNMMRRWQNREGSKASVNTLLDTLDRLSLGGVAEDICKTLVQERGFEYETS from the exons ATGCGCTGGCACCGACGGggctggctctggctctgcctgcccgcgctgccgctgctgctcaCG cAGGCAGCCCCTTGGGAAGCCAGTGCTGTTGCCCTGAGGAAGAGAGACAGCTTGGATTCCTTGGATCTACGCTGGGAAGATGATTACTACAAGAAAAGCAATGGTGTCTATTGCAAGAAGTGCCCTGCAG GCACCCACCTTATCAAGGagtgtgaggagcagggaggctcCAGCACGTGTCAGTCCTGTGGACTCGGGGAATACATGGAATATCCCAACACCTTCTCGTCGTGCCAGGAGTGCTCCAAGTGCAGGGAAG ATCAGGTGgagctgagcccctgccagccccagaggAACACGGTGTGTGCCTGCAGGAACGGCACCTTCTGCCCCCCGGAGCACCCCTGTGAGATGTGCCAGAAGTGCCAGCCCAG gTGTCCCGACGGTCAAGTGGTGctgaagccctgcacacccacgAGTGACCTGGAGTGTGGTCCTGACACAGCCACCTTCCCCTCCT GGATTGTGATTGTGATTTTGATTGCgatcgggattgggattgggactgctctctgctgctggaaacaaccctgcagctccccag GGGATGAGAGCCCCTCGAGCAAGAAGCCCTTTGAAATTGTG CTTCAGAAGCTGCGAAGGTGCAAGAGAGAGAACAGGGGGACAGAGGACAACATCCCCAACGAGCGGACAGAGAGGCAGCTGCGTGAGAGGCTGGCAGAGACACAG gagatgctgccaaGTAAGAGTGAGAGGCTCTGGAGGACTCTGGTTCCTCCACCAGGGACTGAACCCAGTCAAG CGCTGAAGAACACCTTTTACACCTTTGGGAAGAAAGTGCCCAGAGACGACTGGAGGAGATTCGGCCTCAACCTGAACCTGGAGGACATTGACATCCCGATGGGCCAGCCGTCTCTGGATGATTTTTACAACATGATGCGCAGGTGGCAGAACAGGGAGGGCTCCAAGGCCTCTGTGAACACCCTGCTGGACACCCTGGACCGCCTCAGCCTTGGTGGGGTGGCAGAGGACATCTGTAAGACCCTGGTCCAGGAGCGAGGCTTTGAGTACGAAAcgagctga
- the LOC102071440 gene encoding tumor necrosis factor receptor superfamily member 10B isoform X2 has protein sequence MRWHRRGWLWLCLPALPLLLTAAPWEASAVALRKRDSLDSLDLRWEDDYYKKSNGVYCKKCPAGTHLIKECEEQGGSSTCQSCGLGEYMEYPNTFSSCQECSKCREDQVELSPCQPQRNTVCACRNGTFCPPEHPCEMCQKCQPRCPDGQVVLKPCTPTSDLECGPDTATFPSYLTGGIIAGIVIVILIAIGIGIGTALCCWKQPCSSPGDESPSSKKPFEIVLQKLRRCKRENRGTEDNIPNERTERQLRERLAETQEMLPSKSERLWRTLVPPPGTEPSQALKNTFYTFGKKVPRDDWRRFGLNLNLEDIDIPMGQPSLDDFYNMMRRWQNREGSKASVNTLLDTLDRLSLGGVAEDICKTLVQERGFEYETS, from the exons ATGCGCTGGCACCGACGGggctggctctggctctgcctgcccgcgctgccgctgctgctcaCG GCAGCCCCTTGGGAAGCCAGTGCTGTTGCCCTGAGGAAGAGAGACAGCTTGGATTCCTTGGATCTACGCTGGGAAGATGATTACTACAAGAAAAGCAATGGTGTCTATTGCAAGAAGTGCCCTGCAG GCACCCACCTTATCAAGGagtgtgaggagcagggaggctcCAGCACGTGTCAGTCCTGTGGACTCGGGGAATACATGGAATATCCCAACACCTTCTCGTCGTGCCAGGAGTGCTCCAAGTGCAGGGAAG ATCAGGTGgagctgagcccctgccagccccagaggAACACGGTGTGTGCCTGCAGGAACGGCACCTTCTGCCCCCCGGAGCACCCCTGTGAGATGTGCCAGAAGTGCCAGCCCAG gTGTCCCGACGGTCAAGTGGTGctgaagccctgcacacccacgAGTGACCTGGAGTGTGGTCCTGACACAGCCACCTTCCCCTCCT ACCTCACGGGTGGCATCATTGCAGGGATTGTGATTGTGATTTTGATTGCgatcgggattgggattgggactgctctctgctgctggaaacaaccctgcagctccccag GGGATGAGAGCCCCTCGAGCAAGAAGCCCTTTGAAATTGTG CTTCAGAAGCTGCGAAGGTGCAAGAGAGAGAACAGGGGGACAGAGGACAACATCCCCAACGAGCGGACAGAGAGGCAGCTGCGTGAGAGGCTGGCAGAGACACAG gagatgctgccaaGTAAGAGTGAGAGGCTCTGGAGGACTCTGGTTCCTCCACCAGGGACTGAACCCAGTCAAG CGCTGAAGAACACCTTTTACACCTTTGGGAAGAAAGTGCCCAGAGACGACTGGAGGAGATTCGGCCTCAACCTGAACCTGGAGGACATTGACATCCCGATGGGCCAGCCGTCTCTGGATGATTTTTACAACATGATGCGCAGGTGGCAGAACAGGGAGGGCTCCAAGGCCTCTGTGAACACCCTGCTGGACACCCTGGACCGCCTCAGCCTTGGTGGGGTGGCAGAGGACATCTGTAAGACCCTGGTCCAGGAGCGAGGCTTTGAGTACGAAAcgagctga